The Sesamum indicum cultivar Zhongzhi No. 13 linkage group LG1, S_indicum_v1.0, whole genome shotgun sequence genome includes a window with the following:
- the LOC105158188 gene encoding uncharacterized protein LOC105158188 isoform X1, with product MMKVAESNSEKFIWDSMRSPSGAPIAVSASQSKPFPKLMLWLILFVSATYIVYTMKLLSSSHHSCGADNFPSRHFPLQELENGEVPSPLNPQKTLQFGSLKQEFQEERKTGLEHIVFGIAASAKLWQKRKEYIKLWWKPEERIRGFVWLDRRVKTYKNETGSLPELRISGDTSNFRYKNKQGHRSAIRISRIVSETLRLGGMDNVRWFVMGDDDTVFVTDNLVRILNKYDHNQYYYIGSSSESHLQNIYFSYGMAYGGGGFAISYPLAKALEKIQDRCIQRYPGLYGSDDRIQACMAELGVPLTKELGFHQYDVYGNLFGLLAAHPLTPLVSLHHLDVVEPIFPNVTQVEALQRLKIPMRLDSAGLMQQSICYHKTNGWTISVSWGFAVQIFRGVMSPREIEMPPRTFLNWYKRGDYKAYAFNTRPVMRNPCQKPFIFYLSTARMESHTNQTVSEYTQHRDPHPACKWKMVDPADIDRVEVYKKPDPHLWDRAPRRNCCRVVSSKKQSLVINVGVCEEGENLHPTSTSTATHDK from the exons ATGATGAAAGTAGCTGAAAGTAATTCTGAAAAATTCATCTGGGATTCGATGAGGAGCCCATCCGGGGCGCCGATTGCCGTGTCGGCTTCACAGAGCAAACCTTTCCCCAAGCTGATGCTTTGGCTGATTCTCTTCGTCTCAGCCACTTATATTGTCTACACAATGAAGCTGCTTTCCTCTTCTCACCACTCTTGCGGCGCTGACAATTTCCCTTCTCGACATTTCCCTCTTCAAGAACTTGAAAACGGGGAAGTCCCATCTCCTCTCAACCCCCAAAAAACACTTCAATTCGGCAGTCTGAAGCAAGAATTTCAAGAGGAAAGGAAAACGGGATTGGAGCATATAGTTTTCGGCATTGCTGCTTCTGCCAAGCTCTGGCAAAAGAGAAAGGAGTACATAAAGCTATGGTGGAAGCCCGAAGAGAGAATAAGAGGGTTTGTTTGGCTCGATCGCCGTGTGAAGACTTACAAGAACGAAACTGGGAGCCTTCCCGAGCTCAGAATCTCAGGGGATACTTCAAATTTTCGTTATAAGAACAAACAGGGTCACCGTTCCGCAATCCGGATTTCTCGGATTGTTTCTGAGACTTTGAGGCTAGGAGGGATGGACAACGTGAGGTGGTTCGTGATGGGGGACGATGACACGGTTTTTGTAACGGATAATTTGGTGAGGATTCTGAACAAGTACGATCATAATCAGTATTATTACATTGGGAGCTCGAGTGAGAGCCATTTACAGAACATATATTTCTCTTATGGGATGGCTTATGGAGGTGGGGGTTTTGCCATAAGCTATCCTTTGGCCAAGGCTCTTGAAAAAATTCAGGATAGATGTATTCAGAGGTATCCCGGATTGTATGGCTCTGATGACAGAATTCAGGCTTGTATGGCTGAACTTGGAGTTCCACTCACTAAAGAACTCGGCTTTCACCAG TATGATGTTTACGGGAACTTATTTGGGCTTTTAGCGGCACATCCTCTTACCCCATTGGTGTCTTTGCACCATCTAGATGTGGTGGAGCCAATTTTCCCGAATGTCACTCAAGTAGAAGCTCTACAACGGCTGAAAATCCCTATGAGGCTGGATTCGGCTGGTCTAATGCAGCAATCCATTTGCTACCACAAAACGAATGGTTGGACTATATCAGTTTCTTGGGGCTTTGCTGTTCAAATATTTCGTGGGGTGATGTCGCCTCGAGAGATAGAGATGCCACCGAGAACTTTCTTGAATTGGTATAAACGAGGTGACTACAAGGCTTATGCATTCAACACGAGGCCGGTTATGAGGAACCCATGTCAGAAGccctttattttctatttgtcAACAGCAAGAATGGAGTCTCACACGAACCAAACAGTGAGTGAGTACACACAACATCGTGATCCTCATCCTGCATGCAAATGGAAGATGGTTGATCCAGCTGACATTGATCGAGTGGAGGTCTACAAGAAACCTGATCCGCATCTTTGGGATAGA GCTCCAAGGAGAAACTGTTGCCGGGTCGTAAGCTCAAAGAAGCAAAGCCTGGTTATCAATGTGGGTGTATGCGAGGAAGGCGAG AATTTGCATCCGACATCAACTTCGACCGCTACGCACGACAAGTAA
- the LOC105158209 gene encoding uncharacterized protein LOC105158209: MTAASRALVSKFRPIGASGGRWVGTVTPRKGTNDNAGEASVEKEKAEPIVAFSRPPTLPPFLGTLVALSVLESWTKRDSNDD, from the exons ATGACTGCTGCTTCTCGTGCGTTAGTTAGCAAATTCAGGCCCATCGGTGCTTCAGGAGGAAGATGGG TTGGCACAGTGACTCCCAGGAAAGGAACAAATGATAATGCTGGTGAAGCGAGTGTGGAGAAGGAGAAGGCTGAACCGATTGTTGCTTTCAGCAGGCCACCGACACTTCCCCCGTTTCTCGGAACATTGGTTGCTCTCTCAGTGCTGGAATCATGGACTAAGAGGGATAGCAATGATGATTGA
- the LOC105158188 gene encoding uncharacterized protein LOC105158188 isoform X2, with protein MMKVAESNSEKFIWDSMRSPSGAPIAVSASQSKPFPKLMLWLILFVSATYIVYTMKLLSSSHHSCGADNFPSRHFPLQELENGEVPSPLNPQKTLQFGSLKQEFQEERKTGLEHIVFGIAASAKLWQKRKEYIKLWWKPEERIRGFVWLDRRVKTYKNETGSLPELRISGDTSNFRYKNKQGHRSAIRISRIVSETLRLGGMDNVRWFVMGDDDTVFVTDNLVRILNKYDHNQYYYIGSSSESHLQNIYFSYGMAYGGGGFAISYPLAKALEKIQDRCIQRYPGLYGSDDRIQACMAELGVPLTKELGFHQCIILGGWKFSMMFTGTYLGF; from the exons ATGATGAAAGTAGCTGAAAGTAATTCTGAAAAATTCATCTGGGATTCGATGAGGAGCCCATCCGGGGCGCCGATTGCCGTGTCGGCTTCACAGAGCAAACCTTTCCCCAAGCTGATGCTTTGGCTGATTCTCTTCGTCTCAGCCACTTATATTGTCTACACAATGAAGCTGCTTTCCTCTTCTCACCACTCTTGCGGCGCTGACAATTTCCCTTCTCGACATTTCCCTCTTCAAGAACTTGAAAACGGGGAAGTCCCATCTCCTCTCAACCCCCAAAAAACACTTCAATTCGGCAGTCTGAAGCAAGAATTTCAAGAGGAAAGGAAAACGGGATTGGAGCATATAGTTTTCGGCATTGCTGCTTCTGCCAAGCTCTGGCAAAAGAGAAAGGAGTACATAAAGCTATGGTGGAAGCCCGAAGAGAGAATAAGAGGGTTTGTTTGGCTCGATCGCCGTGTGAAGACTTACAAGAACGAAACTGGGAGCCTTCCCGAGCTCAGAATCTCAGGGGATACTTCAAATTTTCGTTATAAGAACAAACAGGGTCACCGTTCCGCAATCCGGATTTCTCGGATTGTTTCTGAGACTTTGAGGCTAGGAGGGATGGACAACGTGAGGTGGTTCGTGATGGGGGACGATGACACGGTTTTTGTAACGGATAATTTGGTGAGGATTCTGAACAAGTACGATCATAATCAGTATTATTACATTGGGAGCTCGAGTGAGAGCCATTTACAGAACATATATTTCTCTTATGGGATGGCTTATGGAGGTGGGGGTTTTGCCATAAGCTATCCTTTGGCCAAGGCTCTTGAAAAAATTCAGGATAGATGTATTCAGAGGTATCCCGGATTGTATGGCTCTGATGACAGAATTCAGGCTTGTATGGCTGAACTTGGAGTTCCACTCACTAAAGAACTCGGCTTTCACCAG TGTATTATTCTTGGTGGATGGAAATTCAGTATGATGTTTACGGGAACTTATTTGGGCTTTTAG